ACTATATTGCATCGATAAGAAAGTAGGggctaaaattcaaaatattttagtttaatataaaaatcaacttcttttataaggtaaaaaaaaaaaactcagtcCTTACCTCGGTCCGAGTGGCCCGGCTCAAAGGCCCGTTTGAAATGTGGGaggatttgagtaaaaatatatgcTCAAAAATTGAgtttgagcaaaaaaataaGACCAGTGTAAAAAACGGGCGGGCCTCGGGTAAGACCTTTTGGCCCGACCcgaatatgaaaaataattgatgttttttcttgttgttttttactcttttttttactattttattgttatttttttactatttcactattatgttgatactattttgttattgttgGGGTATTGTATAAATCTTGttctattgttaattttgttaatattttagagacatttgcttgttaaattgcacctatcttagtgttatttaagtatacatatatatttattttcaatttgttaggaatatttattttaatatttttagtatttttgatgtattatatattttttgaaaaaactatttaataaataatataaaagaattaatacaGGCAGGCCTGGCCGGACTcgggttttaacatttttatctaggtcgggtttgggtaAAATCTTAGGCCAATTTTTCGAGCTGAGCCAGGCCCAAGCCTAACAAACACgccaattttttttgttgggcTTAGCCTGAACCTGGCTCAGCCCaacccatggacacctctagttACCTTCAattgtccaaaaaaaaaaatcacctttattttctttatttagacAAAGTTAGTGAAACATTCACTTAAACACATTCAGTGGCAAAGCCAAGGGGAGCTGGCAGGGGCCCTcgcccccctaaaatgaaaatttttttatttaggccatttataatttataaagttttatattggtaaaggtaaaattgcactttgcaccccaaatataaaaatttgatttaatcttttaaaattataaagatatagactattaaaatggtgaaattgtattttactatcacaaaaatatacaatttaatttttccccaaaatttttttttggctcATGACTAAAcacatttataatattattcaaGCTTGTAATAAAGATGTTATTATGAGTTAATGAAAATTAACTCAGTTATAGAAAGTACAAAAATATCTtttcgtatttaaaataaatcatattatttgagagtactttaattttttatttaaaaataataaaaatctgcATATTTTATGAGATTTAAATTTGTGCtatttatatgaataattaattttttatatggcCTTTAGCCCTTTacccttaaaaaattaatcttacCTCTAAATcgaaactttattttaatatgatatacaTATGCATACTTTCTTACCTCCAATTGAATATTGTAAAAAGCTGAACGTcgataataacaataaattgtaaagaaagagagaaaatagaacacacagaattttatgtggaaaccctttcgggaaaaaaccataggtagatgagaagaaaattcactgtCGAATTCAAATGATATAAGAGGAGAGACGATTgcgtctatttataggtttaaaaaccttattctaatcaaagtctaATAGAAGTAATACAGTAAggttaaaacaccttattctaatcaaatatcaaataaaagaagtaaaccTCGGCCTTCGCCCTCGCAGATCCCCTATCTTGCcgcttgtattttattttaataggaatttgggtcacacagctCAAACAAATAtgtatactattatttaagttatgaCTGAATTGGTGTCACTAGTCAACCAAAATCCAACTCGATTGAGaaataacaaaatgttatacattttaatattataatacacAATTTATTACACCCATCAATTGTATATCctaataatgttgttgattcATTTTGTCTTACAAATTAACTCGACATCAactaaaattgatgttaatattattataaacaattgtagtgcagttaatataattaatctaatttgtttatgtgttaaaatttggtttgctcaaaatttaatctaatttttgattttaatattatatacattgcagatgtaattaatatatatttctaatattaattaGACTGGCATCCATAAtaccaatttatttatatgtttggaAAAGCTAATTTACATGATAACAGCCACACAACgaggttaattttttatagataaGAGCACTCAGGACATTATACCTCTTATATATAAACACACACACAGATATATATAGGAAACAACAAGAACGAGTGCTGATCCACAGGAATATTCATGCAACTGGATAGGAAGGTTTCTTGGCAATGCCACAAAGACCTTTTTTGGAATGAACATCTCTCTTGATCCTCATGTAACCACTTTCACCCCAGGATTTGCCCCATGAGTTCTTCAATAACCAGTACTTAATCCCATCTTCACTTGCTCCATACCCTACGACACTAACAGCATGGTTTAACCTGGTTCGGCATGGTCCTCCATAAACACCTCCTGAATAAAACTGAAATCCATATCCACTGCAATCAAGGGCCACTGCAACAGGTTGCCGGCTTGCGGCCTTTAAGAGAGCTTCTTCATTGTCGCGAGGTACATCTTCGTATCCAGTGATCTGCGCAGCTCTGAAAGTTTCTTTTCGACGGCTGCATTTCCCGTCCTTTCCGGTGTATGGGTATTTTGATTCCTTGGCGAGACCCTGGTTTCTACCAATGTATTCGAATCCGTCGTCCATCCAACCGGCATCGCAGCCTCGGGTACTTTCGGTCCTGGCGCAATCCACCAGTTGTTGCTCGGAGAGCGAGACCAACTTTCCAGTTTTAATCTTTATGACGCCTTCTACAGCTGCGACAGTTGAGAATGCCCAGCAACTTGCTACATAAACATgcaaaaaacaatttaaacatAAGTAAActactaattattattttactaaactTCTAGGGCTAAGTTTATATCTCTTACCACAAGAACCTTGGTCCTTGATCTCAGTGACAGCCCCTTTCTTCCTCCAGTCGATGCTATCCGGGACATTAATCAGGTTTTCATATCgaaaccttttaattttatgtgaAACATTTTTAGAAGAGAACATGTATCCAGCAAGGTTCGTTAGGAATTCTTCATTGGTTAAGTCAGCAAATTCATTGGTACTTAACTTATAAGTTTGATTCCCCATTTTATTGAAGTTTTCTATGAATTCCAGATTGTTTTTGAATATCTGAAAACGCATAGTCTCCTCTTCCTGCATCTCATAGGTTCGTCCATGCTCAACCATCCATTGCTTGTATTTCTCAGCAACGAAGGCTTCATCCAATATGCGGGACATGGCAGATGCCAGAGCCCCAGAAACAGTCAACATGAAAATAAGAAACTTAGTTTTGAGTGCGAAAGCCATTGCTCAATGGTCAGGCCTTACAGCTGATGTGAAGAAGCAGAGCATACCAGCTATCTATTTATAGATGATCCATAGCTACCGCAACTTATACTGCAATCACCTTATTGGCCACAAAAAATAGCAGTAGGAATTAGCTTTGCaagaaagttttaatttaatggtaAATGGTGATTGATAAGGAAAGGGTTTACTAATGAACTTTTGTTGACTTTCCCCACTTGTGGGTATTAGATAAgtactttattaaaaaaaaaaaagtactttATTAAATTGAGGCCGACAAAAGCAAATTTGACTGCAACTTTTTTAGTTTTGtcatatatgaaaaaaaaaaaaacacttttagtgaatctgttttttttccattaacatattttattaagagtTTAATCTTAAAGTCATTTTGGTATCTTAAAGAGTTTAATCTTTGTTGTCAaattttttcctaatttataatatatataggaGTGGAGGAGCTGtaaacatgattttaacttgatatactaaaaaattttcaagcttCTCCCACTTTTGgcaggaaaaaaaaatcaaggttttgcattcaaaatagaaaaaaaaaccgCATGTAAATAAGTTGATTCCATGAGCAAATTAAGAATAATCATTTATCACAACCAATAGATTATATTGGGATAAATCCGATCAAGCAAAggacaaataaaataataaagaaacaaaaaagatcgaacacataaattttacgtgaaaaaactCCTTCGAAGAAGATAAAAAATCATAggcaaaaataatttcactaaatcagtaaaaacgaagagtacaaggatggaaataaaaactaaaccctgaaaACCTGAAAATAAGAACCCTAAaaacttaaacacaaaattccctGAAAACTTGTAAAAACTAATACCTAAATGTGTTATGGGTTAATCTTTTTAAGGTTGTAGaaggtctatttataggttaaattcgtaggtcaaataatattaaaataatctacactaattagagtttaagtgggaaactaaaacaatatttaattgaaagaaGTAATGCCAAGAAAATTGAGGTAGTCATCGCCACGCCGTGACCTGACTTTCTTTTTTGTCGTGACGAAATATGGTTATGTCGTCGGGACAAAGCTTGTTTTTTCGTCATGGCGCCGACTACTTGTCAGGACAAAGAGCTACTCCTTGTTGCAACGTCACACACTGGTTATGTTGAAATGTAAGACATACTGATATTAACTAAGTTCAAGTTGTGCTTGAACTTTGAAACCAGAAGACTTCTAGTCTTCAACTTATGCATTGCGAAATCAAACCTGAGTCGGGTCTACTTTCCATGAATGCGGTGCTGTCTTTCCATAACCTACACTCAAAAGAGAACTTCTTTTATTCAAAAcgatcatacatttttccctcctatgaccaagttgcctctaTTTCAAACGAGTCGACTCTAACTCCTTAACAGATGAGGGATATGCTTTTTAACCAATCACTGTTGATCCTTACAGAACATAAAGACTTCCAATCTTTCTACCTTTCATCAAAACATGAACCCCATGATATACCTTAATGCCACTTGACGTGATGTTAATTTTATAGCCCTTCGAGTCCAAATTTCCCAAGGAGATGAGATTTCTCTTTAAATTAGGCAAATACCTGATATTTGATAGTGGCCTGATTCTCTTGTCGTGCATCCTAATCTGAACAGTACCAACACCGATTACCTTATAGGGTAAGCCATTCCCCATatgcacaactccaccttcaactaaattgtatgtggagaaccagtCCCTGTTGGGACACAAGTGGAAAGAACACCTCGAATCCAAGATCCACTCAGACGTAAGCTTGAAGCTTTTGCTTGTCGACAGTAACAAGAAATCGTCACCCTTTTTGTTGACCAAATTAGCATAAAGTAATTCTTTCTCATTGTTCTTAGCAAGCCTCTTATTTCGTAGCTTGTAACAATCTACCTTGACAtgacctaacttcttacaatagtGACATCTTTTATCTCGATTCCTAGATCTATCGAAGTTGATGCTTGCCTATCTGACTTGCTATCctaaccaaactcattgtcgagtttgccTTTACTCAACAAGGATCCTTCACATCCTCGAATGAGAGTTTATCTCCACCATAAAGTAGGGTCTTcctaaaagacttgtatgaaggggtaAAGAACACAATAAGAACATAGTCTTATCTTCATCATCAAGCTGAACCttaacattctttaaatcattcaaaagaataataaattgactaatgtgatctctgaagtgctcacattcgttcatgcaGGAAATGTATAGTCGTTGTTTCGACACCAATCGGTTAGCTAGAGACTTTGTCGcgtaaagagtttctaaccttttccacaagttGGATGTTGTTTTCTCCATCAACACCTCCTGTAATACACTATTCGAGCTGAACAACTGAATTTCAGATAGGCCTtctcatcaagctcttcccattctaaCTGATCTATATTCGTGGGCTTCTTTCCTATAATGACCTTTTTTAAACTGTTCTGAACCAGTATTGCCATCATCAAAACTTGCCACAaactaaaatttgtaattaCATCAAACTTCTCAATATCGAACCTTATTGCTGCCATATCTGAACGGGTTGAATGAAAAAATCGAACCAAGCTCTAATAACAACTTGTTGGGGATAAACCCTATTCAGCATCGAACAAGtagaataacaaagaaaatgaaaagatcaaacacacaaattttatgtgaaaaaccccctgaagaggataaaaaaccacgagaaaagataatttcactaaatcggcaaaaatgaagagtacaaatatggagataaaaactaaaccctgaaaACCTGAAAATAAGAACTCTCAaaacttaaacacaaaatttcctaaaatcttGTAAAAGATAATACCTAAATGTGTTATGGGTTAATCTTTCTAGGGTTGTAGGAATcctatttatagactaaattagtaggtcaaataatattaaaataatctacactaattagtttttaattggGAAACTAAAATAGTGTTTAACTAAAAGATGTAAAGCCGAGAAAATTGAGGAACACGTCGCCAAGTGATGATATGGCTTTCTTCTTGTCATGACGTGGCTTTTTCTTGTTGTGACAAAGTATGGTCACGTCGTCGGGACAAAGCTAGTTTTCTCGTCGTGAAGTCGGTTGCTCCTTGGGACGAAGAGCACCTCCTCGTTGTGATGTCACACACTCTTTATGCTGAAGTGCGAGGCATACTCAACAGATCATTAGtcttcatttaaaaatcatcaaatccttgttttagttcaatttcatttattttgggtttagagTTTGtagatatttattttcatttttttctttagataaataatattatattttaggaAATTGTGCTAACAAACGTGGAACAATTAGCATCATCGTTTCACTTAATACCTTTTTCGGAGCAACAACTCTTGTTTTGAATAGTTTTTATTAAGAATAATAGTGGTTCGGAAGTAGCTATGTTTAGAACAGGGCTTTAGTTAGAACAAGTATAATTTAgtatagttattattttagaataactCTTGTTGAGAACAACTAAATTTTGGAATAGCTCTTTTTTAGATAATAATTAATCGACTGTTTAACGACACatcaataatgtgcaagcgtacactgtcgGTGCAAGTATAGTAGGCAAATgtgagtctgtcggatatcgatcccacatggatggtagtcttttgtctattaatgtcggtgcaataact
This genomic stretch from Gossypium raimondii isolate GPD5lz chromosome 6, ASM2569854v1, whole genome shotgun sequence harbors:
- the LOC105774735 gene encoding zingipain-2 produces the protein MAFALKTKFLIFMLTVSGALASAMSRILDEAFVAEKYKQWMVEHGRTYEMQEEETMRFQIFKNNLEFIENFNKMGNQTYKLSTNEFADLTNEEFLTNLAGYMFSSKNVSHKIKRFRYENLINVPDSIDWRKKGAVTEIKDQGSCASCWAFSTVAAVEGVIKIKTGKLVSLSEQQLVDCARTESTRGCDAGWMDDGFEYIGRNQGLAKESKYPYTGKDGKCSRRKETFRAAQITGYEDVPRDNEEALLKAASRQPVAVALDCSGYGFQFYSGGVYGGPCRTRLNHAVSVVGYGASEDGIKYWLLKNSWGKSWGESGYMRIKRDVHSKKGLCGIAKKPSYPVA